The nucleotide sequence ATAACGCGCCATCGGCCGATTTATCTGTAGACATGACTTCTTTATTGACTGGGAAATTCTTCATTGCATCTCCTGGCAGTTCCATGCGTCGGCCTTTGCCCGCGTTGGCTCTTGGGCGAATTTAGAACATTGCCCTAAAAAATAACAGGGATTATTATAAAAAACGGTTTCCACATGCTCTGGTTTATGGCCGCGTCGCCGCATTTCAAAAATGGCGTCGTGCAGGGTTCCTGGATCCGACGGCCCCCAGTCGCCGGAGGCATCCACCAGCATGCGCTCCATGCCGAAACGCTCTATGCTGTCGACGACCCTCGCCGCCGAGTTTTTGGTAATAGGATAAATGGTCATAGCCGTCCAGAAGCCGGCGTCACGCAGCATGGGGATGGTATGTTCTTCGCAGTGATCGAAGGCGATACGCTCGGGATCTATGCCGCCATGTCCCTTTAGATAATCCAGCATCATTTTGGTGCCCTTCAGCTTATCACTCAGGTGCGGTGTATGAATCCATATCAGCTGATGATACTTCAGGGCTAATTCAACCTGCTGTTCAAACACGATCATTTCATTGCGGGTATTTTTATTTAACCCTATTTCACCGATGCCCAATACATTGGGTTTATCCAGGAAGTCAGGAATAAACGACAGCACTTCACGGGCCAGATCGAGGTTATCAGCTTCTTTTGGATTCAGACAGATCCAGCAATAGTGCTGAATTAAATACTGAGCGGCCCGGGCTGGTTCGAAAGTGGTTAAATGCGTGAAATAGTCATGAAAAGCCATGGCAGACGTGCGGTCGTATCCTGCCCAGAAGGCCGGTTCCACACAGGCCGCCGTATGCATCCTTGCCATACGTTCATAATCCTGTGTGGTGCGGGCGATCATGTGGATATGGGGCTCTATGACATTCATATCGGTTCCGGGTCTTCGACGGAAAGCATGGTTAAAATGGCCTCGGTGCGGTCGGCTCCGGAGTCATCAGCAAGCAGCCGGCATGCTGTGCGAAGTTGTTGCACACGAAGATCATTATGTACCGTCTCTGCACCGGTCATGCGATCTATGCGGTCAAAGGCAGATGCAACCTCCAGCAAGGCACAGCGCATATCCAGATAATACATATCCAGAACGGAAGCCGCCGACATTGTTGCCGGCGGCACAGAACAATACGTTGCGTCGCTCATATAATCCGTTTTAATCGACTGTGACGCAAACAGCCACATGCGCATCGATATCGGTTGCGACGGCGTCCAGAATATCCTGAGGAATCACTTTGTTGACCTTCAGAATGGCGATGGAGTTTTTTCCGCTGCTATCATGCGGATTACGGACATCGTCAATATTGATGTCAGCGGAGGCCAATGCCGCGCCGATGCGCCCCAGCACGCCGGGGCGGTCGGCATAGGTGAAAAATGCGGTTATGCCTTTGGGTTCGAAATAAAGTTTATCGAAATCATTAATCCGCGAGACCATGAGAGCACCTTCTGCCACGGTGCCGCGAATACTGGTTCTTCGCAGGT is from Spartobacteria bacterium and encodes:
- a CDS encoding metal-dependent hydrolase, with translation MNVIEPHIHMIARTTQDYERMARMHTAACVEPAFWAGYDRTSAMAFHDYFTHLTTFEPARAAQYLIQHYCWICLNPKEADNLDLAREVLSFIPDFLDKPNVLGIGEIGLNKNTRNEMIVFEQQVELALKYHQLIWIHTPHLSDKLKGTKMMLDYLKGHGGIDPERIAFDHCEEHTIPMLRDAGFWTAMTIYPITKNSAARVVDSIERFGMERMLVDASGDWGPSDPGTLHDAIFEMRRRGHKPEHVETVFYNNPCYFLGQCSKFAQEPTRAKADAWNCQEMQ